In Candidatus Nitronauta litoralis, one DNA window encodes the following:
- a CDS encoding FliI/YscN family ATPase produces the protein MDQTIDLSKYKTFIEHLPLVTKRGRVNRVTGLIIEGDGPAVPIGTTCTLYSNDGSAVTEAEVVGFRDKKVFLMGLSHSTGIEPGSVIESREETPTFEVGPELLGRIIDGVGQPLDEKGPLPSGIKYPLQGKSLNPLNRARITKPLDVGIQSINGLLTCAKGQRIGIMAGTGVGKSVLLGMMARNTEASINVIALIGERGREVKEFVEENLGPEGLAKSVVIAAAADQPPLARLRGAYIATTIAEYFRDQGQDVMLMMDSVTRLAFAQREIGLSVGEPPTTRGYTPSVFSLLPRLLERAGNVEGQGSITGMYTVLVEGDDINEPVSDAVRAILDGHIVLSRKLATHNHYPAIDVLQSISRLMIDVVSKEHYQLSMRFKDILATYKEAEDLINIGAYARGSNPKIDLAIEKINSFNQYLQQGMLEARPLSESIARLKQILEN, from the coding sequence ATGGATCAAACCATCGATCTGTCCAAATATAAAACATTTATTGAGCACTTGCCGCTGGTGACGAAACGTGGCCGGGTCAACCGTGTGACAGGCTTGATCATCGAAGGTGATGGTCCCGCCGTTCCCATTGGAACCACTTGCACCCTGTACTCGAATGACGGCAGCGCGGTGACTGAAGCCGAAGTGGTGGGATTCCGTGATAAAAAAGTATTTCTTATGGGACTGTCTCATTCAACCGGGATAGAGCCTGGCAGTGTGATCGAATCCCGGGAAGAAACCCCGACATTTGAGGTAGGCCCAGAGTTGCTGGGACGAATCATCGATGGAGTTGGTCAGCCTCTTGACGAAAAGGGCCCACTGCCCTCTGGGATCAAATATCCCCTGCAGGGAAAAAGCCTGAATCCACTTAACCGTGCCCGTATTACAAAACCTCTGGATGTTGGAATTCAGTCCATCAATGGTCTGCTTACCTGTGCAAAAGGCCAGCGTATTGGAATCATGGCCGGAACCGGGGTAGGTAAATCAGTTTTACTTGGAATGATGGCCCGCAATACAGAAGCAAGCATTAATGTAATCGCGCTGATCGGTGAAAGGGGCCGGGAAGTTAAAGAATTCGTAGAGGAAAACCTGGGGCCGGAGGGGCTTGCGAAATCTGTTGTGATTGCGGCTGCTGCAGATCAACCACCATTGGCCAGGCTGCGAGGGGCTTACATTGCCACCACCATAGCAGAATATTTTCGCGATCAGGGCCAGGATGTCATGTTGATGATGGATTCGGTCACCCGTCTCGCTTTTGCACAACGGGAAATTGGTTTGTCAGTCGGTGAACCACCCACTACGCGCGGCTATACGCCTTCAGTTTTCTCACTCCTGCCCCGCTTGTTGGAACGTGCTGGTAATGTAGAAGGACAGGGCAGTATTACAGGAATGTACACGGTTTTGGTGGAAGGTGATGACATTAATGAGCCGGTATCGGATGCAGTTCGCGCCATACTCGATGGTCATATTGTTTTGTCGCGAAAACTTGCCACTCACAACCATTACCCGGCCATTGATGTTCTACAGAGCATCAGTCGCTTGATGATTGATGTGGTGTCTAAAGAGCATTATCAATTGTCCATGCGTTTTAAGGATATCCTTGCGACCTATAAAGAAGCAGAAGACCTGATCAATATTGGGGCGTATGCACGGGGTAGTAATCCTAAAATCGACCTCGCAATAGAAAAAATCAATTCATTTAATCAATATTTGCAGCAGGGAATGCTGGAAGCTCGGCCGTTAAGTGAATCTATCGCCCGATTAAAGCAGATTCTGGAGAATTAA
- the fliJ gene encoding flagellar export protein FliJ: protein MRFRFESLLRLRKNQENMLQREMGNINTHLVRQKDKLASLQNITAQSREEFNRRIAVNPDQNLLGVYHDFFRGSQVNNAKQAQVISEVEERADSKREELNEAVKKRRILEILEERHQFEVKREMQKREMAEMDEIASTRRMRDYL from the coding sequence ATGCGATTTCGATTTGAGTCCCTTTTGAGGCTCCGGAAAAACCAGGAGAATATGCTGCAACGGGAAATGGGCAATATAAATACCCATCTTGTCAGACAAAAAGATAAGCTCGCGAGCCTTCAGAATATCACCGCTCAAAGCCGGGAGGAGTTTAACCGGCGGATCGCCGTAAATCCTGACCAGAATTTACTTGGGGTGTACCACGATTTTTTTAGAGGAAGCCAGGTTAATAATGCAAAACAAGCCCAGGTTATTTCAGAGGTTGAAGAGCGAGCAGATTCTAAACGAGAAGAGTTGAACGAGGCAGTCAAAAAACGGAGAATCCTGGAAATCCTGGAAGAGAGGCATCAGTTTGAAGTAAAAAGGGAAATGCAAAAGCGTGAGATGGCAGAAATGGATGAAATCGCCAGTACCCGTCGCATGAGGGATTATCTATGA
- a CDS encoding DUF502 domain-containing protein has translation MGDYFKKSFLAGLLVTVPLALTYLLFSFLIRKLDHLVAPLVREIILKTGAPLPEDFHLPGLGFFITCLLMCLVGVFAKNYIGIKVVRRGQELLQSIPFVKPVYTTIKQVVDSISKVDKRVFERMVMLRYPHLSTYVMGLAACDSSGEVLLRTGENSVNVFVPMLPNVTLGWLLVVPRDQVTVLKMSREEGIKMLLSFGIFEAGGSKKGNASIRKEEG, from the coding sequence GTGGGTGATTATTTTAAAAAAAGTTTTTTGGCCGGGCTGCTTGTCACAGTTCCGCTTGCGCTCACCTATCTTCTTTTTTCATTCCTGATACGAAAGCTCGATCATTTAGTAGCGCCACTGGTGCGCGAAATCATTCTCAAAACGGGTGCCCCCTTGCCGGAAGACTTCCATCTTCCCGGGCTGGGTTTCTTCATCACCTGCCTGTTAATGTGTTTGGTTGGGGTATTCGCAAAAAACTATATTGGAATCAAAGTTGTCCGTCGGGGTCAGGAACTACTGCAATCGATACCCTTTGTTAAACCTGTCTACACCACCATCAAACAGGTAGTCGATTCCATTTCAAAAGTAGACAAACGGGTTTTTGAACGCATGGTAATGCTGCGGTATCCGCACTTATCCACTTATGTCATGGGTCTGGCGGCCTGTGATTCCTCAGGGGAGGTCTTGCTTCGCACGGGTGAAAATTCTGTAAACGTATTTGTTCCCATGCTCCCCAATGTAACGCTCGGCTGGTTACTGGTGGTACCGCGCGATCAGGTCACGGTACTGAAGATGAGCCGGGAAGAAGGCATCAAAATGCTTTTGTCCTTTGGAATTTTCGAAGCTGGGGGTTCAAAAAAGGGGAACGCCTCTATTCGGAAAGAAGAAGGTTAA
- a CDS encoding tetratricopeptide repeat protein — translation MSLISESLKRAHDDRSQAESRPAFNLVDSQPSAVSENPSIFRLSLWITIPTLALAGLVTFVFNTQDTKQVARVTPHQVSAPASSSEASPVNSISKKPVPVVVNPSQPERVEVKKPEPAKKPVKKKAVSLSPVAPKKIEKKPVSTVKPSRKNRVSKNSKALGKPEKKTGKVKVSLTPKKTPVKKAVVASLPNNNSSASKNAKQSSESNVNKKKTGELGTQAPAEKDSEFFFKMGVFYQRTKDPIEALDYYNKALQLDPTNAEIYNNRSLIYKELGKFDKAVTGFLKAIHFDPKYVKAYNNIGLIYFLKDNPAAAIASFQKAIEIDPGNLESYNNLASVYKKQDNPFKARELYQSILRMNPGQIEAHYNLALLYEQEGDYPNAITHYSRFVELGASLRPKLASKVKAHLKLLQ, via the coding sequence TTGAGTTTGATTTCCGAAAGTCTCAAAAGGGCCCACGACGATCGTAGCCAGGCTGAATCCCGACCTGCGTTTAACCTGGTCGATTCCCAACCTTCTGCAGTCTCCGAAAATCCTTCAATTTTCAGATTGTCTTTGTGGATTACAATACCAACCCTGGCTTTAGCTGGATTGGTAACCTTTGTTTTCAACACACAGGACACAAAACAGGTCGCCAGAGTCACGCCACACCAGGTATCAGCGCCAGCATCTTCTTCAGAAGCCTCACCCGTTAATTCCATTTCAAAAAAACCCGTCCCGGTTGTCGTAAATCCTTCGCAACCTGAACGTGTGGAAGTCAAAAAACCTGAACCGGCTAAAAAACCGGTAAAGAAAAAAGCAGTTTCCCTTTCTCCAGTCGCCCCGAAAAAAATTGAGAAAAAACCTGTGTCCACGGTAAAGCCATCCCGGAAAAACAGGGTATCCAAAAACTCGAAGGCATTGGGAAAACCTGAAAAGAAAACGGGGAAAGTAAAAGTTTCCCTCACACCCAAAAAGACGCCGGTTAAAAAGGCGGTGGTCGCCTCGCTTCCAAACAATAATTCCTCCGCTTCCAAAAATGCGAAGCAATCTTCCGAATCAAATGTTAACAAGAAGAAAACCGGAGAATTGGGCACCCAGGCCCCGGCTGAAAAGGATTCGGAGTTTTTCTTTAAAATGGGTGTGTTTTATCAACGCACCAAGGATCCTATCGAGGCGCTTGATTATTACAACAAGGCATTACAACTGGACCCGACAAATGCAGAAATTTATAATAACCGGAGCCTCATTTACAAAGAACTCGGTAAATTTGACAAGGCGGTCACAGGATTCCTGAAAGCAATTCACTTTGATCCAAAATACGTAAAGGCTTATAACAACATTGGATTGATCTACTTTCTAAAGGATAACCCTGCGGCGGCCATCGCCAGCTTTCAAAAAGCCATTGAAATCGATCCAGGAAACCTCGAGAGCTACAACAACCTTGCAAGCGTGTACAAGAAGCAGGATAATCCTTTCAAGGCACGTGAACTGTACCAGTCGATTCTAAGAATGAATCCTGGTCAAATCGAAGCGCACTACAATCTGGCTCTTCTCTATGAACAGGAAGGCGACTACCCCAACGCCATTACCCATTATTCCCGGTTTGTTGAACTGGGTGCCTCCCTGCGACCAAAACTTGCCAGCAAAGTCAAAGCCCACCTCAAACTTCTGCAATAA
- a CDS encoding AAA family ATPase has protein sequence MYEAFYNFREKPFNLTPDPKYLYFSKHHQGAMDHMLYGIREREGFIVILGGIGAGKTTLSRCLLNRLDKNIQVALIVNPMLSDVDLLRTLVHDLRITPKLEMAAAASRPRRIDDGDEAKDKDIEVTSDETPQVVSNWVNRATKKELLDALNEFLLDQHAKGGSTVIIIDEAQNLSLDIMEELRLLSNLETEKEKLLQIIFVGQKELEEKLKSPELKQLRQRISIQYELQPLSLEETRNYIDHRILIACGTARTTFSNGALKEIHNYSKGYPRLINLVCDRALLGGFNAKVDRIEAKHVRKGIRSLLGEEGKEFFLKRFFKERLPVAVSILFFIAGLAFFVGGGKGGLPRLQQWVQAKWEQTVNGKSLMTTTPVKQTPEKISTAAPISAPASDKAEKGVNEKETIVKVPEPESPVISKEKQQVSVLTPNSEGGYYRIQVHSSKKKKDAEALIAELGREGYKSFLKEVRSTGKPWYVVYVGPYEALDKARIHLNALKFSGRSPILLSISRSG, from the coding sequence ATGTACGAAGCCTTTTACAATTTCCGGGAAAAACCGTTTAACCTGACCCCGGACCCGAAATATTTATACTTCAGCAAACACCATCAGGGTGCCATGGACCACATGCTCTACGGTATTCGGGAGCGTGAAGGTTTTATCGTCATCCTCGGAGGCATTGGAGCAGGAAAAACCACTTTAAGCCGGTGCCTGCTCAATCGGCTGGACAAAAATATTCAGGTAGCTCTCATAGTAAACCCGATGCTTTCCGATGTAGACCTGCTTCGCACTCTGGTCCACGATTTACGGATCACTCCGAAACTGGAAATGGCTGCGGCGGCTTCCCGGCCCCGTAGGATCGATGATGGAGACGAGGCAAAGGATAAAGACATTGAAGTAACTTCCGATGAAACTCCACAGGTAGTTAGCAACTGGGTCAACCGCGCCACCAAAAAAGAATTACTCGATGCACTCAATGAGTTCCTGCTGGATCAGCACGCCAAAGGCGGCTCGACAGTAATCATTATTGATGAAGCACAGAATCTTTCTCTGGATATTATGGAAGAATTGCGATTGCTGTCCAATCTGGAGACTGAAAAAGAAAAGCTGTTACAGATAATTTTCGTCGGTCAAAAGGAGTTGGAAGAGAAACTCAAATCTCCGGAATTAAAACAACTCCGACAACGAATTTCTATCCAGTATGAACTGCAGCCCTTATCCCTTGAAGAAACCAGAAACTATATAGACCACCGCATTCTGATCGCCTGTGGAACCGCCCGTACCACATTTAGCAACGGTGCCCTTAAGGAAATACACAACTACTCAAAAGGTTACCCACGTTTGATTAATCTGGTATGTGATCGGGCACTGCTCGGGGGATTCAATGCCAAAGTCGACCGGATTGAAGCGAAGCATGTTCGCAAGGGTATCCGCAGCCTGCTGGGTGAAGAGGGAAAAGAGTTTTTCCTCAAACGGTTTTTCAAAGAACGTCTTCCAGTGGCGGTCTCCATCCTGTTTTTCATTGCAGGTCTTGCCTTTTTTGTTGGAGGCGGAAAGGGTGGACTGCCACGACTGCAGCAATGGGTCCAGGCTAAATGGGAGCAAACGGTCAACGGCAAATCACTGATGACCACAACACCCGTAAAACAGACACCTGAGAAAATTTCTACAGCAGCTCCGATTTCTGCGCCGGCGTCAGACAAAGCAGAAAAGGGTGTTAACGAAAAAGAAACTATCGTAAAAGTTCCCGAACCGGAATCCCCTGTGATCTCAAAGGAAAAGCAACAAGTGTCGGTACTGACCCCCAATAGTGAAGGTGGTTACTATCGGATTCAAGTTCATTCCTCGAAAAAGAAAAAGGACGCGGAAGCGCTGATCGCAGAGCTTGGCAGGGAAGGCTACAAGTCTTTCCTCAAAGAAGTCCGGTCTACCGGCAAACCCTGGTATGTGGTTTATGTAGGGCCATACGAGGCTTTGGACAAGGCCCGCATTCACCTCAATGCTTTGAAGTTTTCAGGACGCTCCCCGATCCTCCTTTCTATCAGCAGATCCGGATAA
- the pilO gene encoding type 4a pilus biogenesis protein PilO has product MASALDKLSTRERLILALVAVVVVGVGYLNFVYDPLTKKLKTIDNQIAQVQGEIGSFQQAISGLRRQNIQQKIQMARGEIVRIQDEMQFFQTRMSGQVQDVIGVLKRQAALHGIRLKSINSEESPAGGPNLQYRKVEISLKMESGYPGIGNFIQALEEVPAIIAVENLEVVREPKTLPRLKTSLTLRLFVI; this is encoded by the coding sequence TTGGCAAGTGCTCTTGATAAATTAAGCACCCGGGAACGCCTCATCCTTGCACTGGTCGCAGTGGTCGTGGTGGGTGTCGGTTATCTGAATTTTGTATACGATCCATTGACTAAAAAACTCAAGACGATCGATAACCAGATCGCACAGGTACAGGGTGAAATTGGCAGTTTTCAACAGGCGATATCCGGGTTACGCAGGCAGAATATTCAGCAAAAGATCCAGATGGCCCGGGGAGAAATTGTCCGTATCCAGGATGAAATGCAGTTTTTCCAGACCCGTATGTCCGGTCAAGTACAGGATGTGATTGGCGTACTTAAACGCCAGGCGGCATTGCACGGAATCAGATTGAAATCAATCAACAGCGAGGAAAGCCCGGCGGGGGGTCCCAATCTCCAATACCGGAAGGTTGAGATCAGCCTCAAGATGGAATCAGGGTACCCGGGAATAGGAAACTTCATCCAGGCACTCGAAGAAGTCCCAGCGATCATTGCCGTTGAAAACCTGGAAGTGGTGCGGGAACCTAAAACGCTGCCGCGCTTAAAAACCAGCTTAACTCTCAGGCTATTTGTTATCTAA
- the pilM gene encoding type IV pilus assembly protein PilM, with product MGTPKFFNTLGFLMAKGEKAIGLDIGSTAIKVVEVKPKGDGFQIIKFAHRPIPPEIQENDAKITDLIRDLFQSSGIKNKKVYLAVSGSNVAIRRTTLPKMPVAELPEAIKWDAQEEVMFPLDNAEVDYYITGEKMEAGSPFLEMVTVIAEGEFIRRQVHLVKNAGLHLLGINAFPLALMAYDNTLSQTNEGGEVTGYIDMGAERTRIYFAAGSDLLFFREIPSGGQNVTEALMQPFEDIEGRRIVVEESRAIEIKMEHGLPEEGATGGTSEGITFDELFDRILPVLNKQAEELYRSVEYFKNMFKRDDISRLTVSGGAGGLKGFYRFLSEMLELRIEQFNPLIQSNPPVTGVSEEEAQMIGPSLTAATGLGLGACDKINLLPEEFRPSIKKDLIKLARVAIVPLILIGLVLFTGQMRSKVEDREATLQSARQQLSQLQQSLSQLEAPKQELARLEAQKMNLQTRIGEMPLGSEKGIDFPKIFKELARRMPSNASLEKVSYLPAFYEGNNEDEEDENSSDLSLLNMEGQVFGDEVKSLDTLEKLMARLEKSFLFSRIQLVETVELDGSLYSQEGLRFKLIGFPAERGQEMPL from the coding sequence ATGGGCACTCCTAAATTTTTCAACACGTTGGGATTTCTAATGGCAAAAGGCGAAAAAGCAATCGGGCTTGATATCGGGTCGACTGCCATCAAGGTGGTTGAGGTCAAACCCAAGGGTGATGGCTTCCAGATCATCAAGTTTGCCCACCGTCCCATTCCGCCGGAAATCCAGGAGAACGATGCCAAAATCACGGACCTGATCCGCGACCTGTTCCAAAGCAGCGGCATCAAGAACAAAAAAGTCTACCTCGCCGTCAGCGGCTCGAACGTCGCCATCCGTCGCACCACCCTTCCGAAAATGCCGGTCGCTGAACTTCCTGAGGCTATCAAGTGGGATGCCCAGGAAGAAGTCATGTTTCCGCTCGACAATGCGGAGGTCGATTATTACATCACCGGAGAAAAAATGGAGGCCGGCAGCCCTTTCCTCGAAATGGTGACGGTGATTGCAGAGGGTGAATTCATTCGACGGCAGGTCCACCTCGTCAAAAATGCAGGGCTCCATCTACTCGGCATCAATGCCTTTCCACTGGCCCTGATGGCCTACGACAACACCTTATCGCAAACCAACGAGGGCGGCGAGGTCACAGGTTATATCGATATGGGTGCAGAACGTACCCGGATCTACTTTGCTGCAGGCAGCGACCTCCTGTTCTTTCGCGAAATCCCGAGTGGCGGGCAGAACGTCACCGAAGCGTTGATGCAGCCTTTTGAAGACATAGAAGGTCGACGCATTGTTGTTGAAGAAAGCCGGGCGATCGAAATTAAAATGGAACACGGTTTGCCTGAGGAAGGAGCTACAGGCGGTACGTCCGAAGGGATCACCTTCGACGAACTGTTCGATCGCATACTGCCCGTGCTCAACAAACAGGCAGAAGAACTTTACCGGTCGGTTGAATATTTCAAAAACATGTTCAAACGCGACGACATCTCGCGTCTCACGGTATCCGGCGGCGCAGGAGGCCTGAAAGGATTTTACCGGTTCCTGTCGGAAATGCTGGAACTGCGAATCGAACAGTTCAACCCCCTTATTCAGTCCAATCCTCCGGTTACTGGAGTTTCTGAAGAAGAAGCCCAGATGATCGGACCCAGCCTGACAGCAGCTACCGGACTGGGTCTCGGGGCGTGTGACAAAATCAACCTGCTGCCTGAAGAATTCAGACCTTCAATAAAAAAGGACCTGATCAAGCTTGCGCGTGTGGCGATCGTCCCGTTGATCCTGATCGGACTTGTGTTGTTCACCGGCCAGATGCGCAGCAAGGTCGAAGATCGCGAAGCAACCCTGCAATCGGCCCGACAGCAATTATCCCAGCTACAGCAATCGCTTTCCCAACTGGAAGCCCCCAAGCAGGAACTGGCCCGGCTCGAGGCGCAAAAAATGAACCTGCAAACCAGAATAGGCGAAATGCCTCTTGGTTCTGAAAAGGGGATCGACTTCCCCAAAATATTCAAAGAGCTGGCCCGACGAATGCCATCCAATGCCTCCCTCGAAAAGGTAAGCTACCTTCCTGCATTTTATGAAGGCAACAATGAGGATGAGGAAGATGAAAATTCCAGCGACCTTTCCCTGCTGAATATGGAAGGGCAGGTGTTTGGTGATGAAGTTAAATCCCTGGACACTTTGGAAAAACTGATGGCCCGACTGGAGAAATCGTTCCTGTTTTCCAGGATTCAACTTGTGGAAACGGTCGAGCTGGATGGCAGTCTTTACTCCCAGGAAGGGTTAAGGTTCAAGTTGATTGGATTCCCCGCAGAACGCGGCCAGGAAATGCCTTTATAA
- a CDS encoding type II secretion system protein produces MMTTPEHPGGIITKRQNVFSSKGAISQAGFTLLEIIVSILLIGIIGVVTLSFLTNLIQTNQDASGQLEVVEDVNTALDFMARELRQVDEFSWPIRCGNPAVSCVPGTVYTRILFSKDVEMPLDPARRDTNTDDIIYNLNGTTLERISNGITTTLATNVNSFSIRETPLPLDPGTPNGLFEITLQVTRPSLDPGTSYDFTGVTAAQIRNRWPLMSVAFVVNNPGNLHAQREVGYNNHLANVLGHNVSLFNDNDQTWTPTNFDVVVLSGSGGASADSWLSGISVPILTLYAQDYNEFSLGTNRDTNGQEVLGTVQIANHFITRVFGLGNFAFDDGVAINQPDRGYITGFSNQVTSLISYAIAGRSKLLVVQSGGTLVNGSPAPARRAFLGMRHYTEGGRVLNRNGLKLFNRTLAWAAGLD; encoded by the coding sequence ATGATGACAACACCAGAACATCCAGGAGGAATAATCACCAAAAGACAAAACGTATTTTCGTCTAAAGGTGCAATCTCCCAAGCCGGGTTCACTCTGCTCGAAATTATTGTTTCCATTTTATTAATTGGAATCATCGGGGTGGTAACCCTCAGCTTCCTCACCAACCTGATACAAACCAACCAGGATGCCTCGGGCCAACTGGAGGTGGTGGAAGATGTCAACACGGCGCTGGATTTCATGGCGCGGGAGCTCCGGCAGGTCGACGAGTTTTCCTGGCCCATCCGCTGCGGCAACCCGGCAGTTTCTTGTGTTCCAGGTACGGTGTACACACGAATCCTGTTTTCCAAAGATGTGGAAATGCCTCTGGACCCGGCACGACGCGATACCAATACCGACGATATTATTTACAACTTGAATGGGACGACACTGGAAAGAATCAGCAATGGCATCACCACCACACTGGCCACAAACGTAAACAGTTTTTCAATCAGGGAAACCCCCTTACCTTTAGACCCGGGAACACCTAACGGATTGTTTGAAATTACGTTGCAAGTCACACGTCCCTCACTCGACCCCGGAACCAGTTATGATTTTACCGGTGTCACCGCGGCTCAAATCAGAAACCGCTGGCCATTAATGAGCGTTGCTTTTGTGGTGAATAACCCTGGCAATTTGCATGCTCAAAGGGAGGTGGGCTATAACAACCACCTGGCCAATGTACTGGGACACAATGTTTCGTTATTTAATGATAACGATCAAACATGGACACCCACAAATTTTGATGTAGTGGTTTTATCAGGGAGCGGAGGAGCTTCGGCTGACTCCTGGTTATCTGGTATTTCTGTGCCCATCCTCACTCTGTATGCGCAGGATTACAACGAGTTCAGCCTGGGAACGAATCGAGACACCAATGGGCAGGAAGTATTGGGAACAGTGCAGATAGCAAATCACTTCATTACCCGGGTCTTTGGCCTGGGTAATTTTGCTTTTGATGATGGTGTGGCTATCAATCAGCCAGATAGAGGATACATAACGGGTTTCTCTAATCAGGTGACCAGTTTAATTTCGTACGCCATTGCGGGTCGTTCCAAACTCCTGGTGGTCCAGAGTGGAGGCACTCTTGTCAATGGCAGCCCGGCCCCGGCAAGGCGGGCATTTTTGGGAATGCGTCACTACACGGAAGGTGGCCGGGTTCTCAATCGAAATGGCCTAAAACTTTTCAACCGCACACTGGCCTGGGCTGCAGGACTGGATTAA
- a CDS encoding prepilin-type N-terminal cleavage/methylation domain-containing protein yields the protein MKRHGNGIKNTESGFSLIEIIMSIVLIGIAVPTFSNYFSGLDDSKEPEYFTEAVFLATRQMQGIKNETLARFPNAANFPTCAGFQSSQTVGANFNIDCTTPPYDQYEFSWLVEDVGAGTPNTGGSGTFGKKITLTVTRKAGGMTPFQLVNLF from the coding sequence ATGAAAAGACACGGGAATGGGATAAAAAATACTGAAAGCGGTTTCAGCCTGATCGAGATTATCATGTCGATTGTGCTGATCGGCATCGCGGTTCCCACCTTCAGCAATTATTTCAGCGGACTGGATGACAGCAAGGAACCCGAATACTTTACTGAAGCTGTATTTCTCGCAACCCGGCAGATGCAGGGGATCAAAAATGAAACCCTGGCAAGGTTCCCCAATGCTGCCAACTTCCCAACATGTGCCGGATTCCAGTCTTCCCAAACGGTTGGAGCCAACTTTAATATCGATTGCACTACTCCCCCCTATGACCAATATGAATTCAGTTGGCTGGTTGAAGATGTGGGCGCAGGAACTCCCAATACTGGGGGATCAGGTACATTCGGCAAAAAAATCACCTTAACGGTTACCAGGAAAGCAGGCGGTATGACTCCTTTTCAACTGGTCAACTTGTTCTGA
- a CDS encoding type II secretion system protein, producing the protein MNGNKNAPLRRTQCDRLKQQHVILRPFVSRRTGSAKNLPFAFDFRGYAKVSSEKGFTLIEILSTILLLGILAAVALPQITTDTIDINSAGQIVRSDLRFLQRLAMGQNTGTLNITFTLGANTYNTFDAGGNGVTRTLPQNITISSPTKNLGYNRFGEPAFGTPTDFVRITNGTQTIEITIQQFTGMITVASL; encoded by the coding sequence ATGAATGGAAACAAGAACGCCCCACTTCGACGGACTCAGTGTGACAGATTAAAACAACAGCATGTCATTCTAAGACCTTTCGTTTCGCGCAGGACAGGTTCCGCGAAGAATCTCCCATTTGCTTTTGATTTTCGGGGTTATGCAAAGGTCTCCTCCGAAAAAGGGTTCACCCTGATCGAAATCCTCAGCACCATTCTGCTATTGGGAATCCTTGCGGCAGTGGCGCTACCCCAGATCACAACGGATACGATAGATATCAATTCGGCAGGACAGATCGTGCGGTCCGATCTTCGTTTTTTGCAGCGGTTGGCGATGGGCCAGAACACAGGAACTCTCAACATTACATTTACTCTTGGAGCCAATACTTACAACACGTTTGATGCCGGCGGGAATGGGGTGACCCGGACACTGCCCCAAAATATAACGATCTCATCGCCAACAAAAAACCTGGGCTATAACCGTTTTGGAGAACCTGCCTTTGGAACGCCAACAGATTTTGTGCGAATCACCAATGGAACACAAACAATAGAAATCACGATTCAACAATTTACCGGCATGATCACTGTTGCCAGTCTGTAA
- a CDS encoding STAS-like domain-containing protein: MRIKLSELCGPRCAGLDDGQKVYEQLFTELIEKRSVDLDFSGVELVFSPFLMGALGKLLNHFEKETVMQRVSFCNITEEHLRTVNDFLNRADQQATEQSDAETMQSLFEEDGIGDI; encoded by the coding sequence ATGCGAATAAAATTGAGCGAATTGTGCGGGCCGCGTTGTGCAGGTCTTGACGACGGGCAAAAAGTATACGAGCAACTATTTACGGAGTTGATAGAAAAGCGGTCGGTGGATCTTGATTTCAGCGGGGTAGAACTGGTTTTTTCTCCGTTCCTGATGGGAGCCCTGGGCAAGCTATTAAATCACTTCGAAAAGGAAACCGTGATGCAAAGAGTGTCGTTTTGCAATATCACTGAAGAACATTTAAGGACGGTCAACGATTTCCTCAACAGGGCGGACCAGCAGGCAACGGAGCAGTCCGATGCCGAAACCATGCAATCCCTGTTTGAAGAGGATGGCATCGGAGATATTTAG